In Desulfoplanes formicivorans, a single genomic region encodes these proteins:
- the murA gene encoding UDP-N-acetylglucosamine 1-carboxyvinyltransferase, with product MDQLVIEGGYPLFGEVTISGAKNAALPICIASILCDGEVQLTKIPRLRDIATTIKLLSLLGCSLRQEENRVWVRADNLVPDAPYDLVRTMRASVLCLGPLLSRLGQARVALPGGCAIGARPVDLHLKALEKMGARFELEGGDITGYCNRLHGARIHFDFPTVGGTENLLMAATLASGETVLENAAKEPEVVDLAHFLIDCGARIEGHGTSVIRIQGVDRLEGCSYEVMSDRIEAGTYMVAAGITGGELSLAACPFAELEPVVAKLREMGMHIQEVGDRVVVKSNGVLECVDVETMPHPGFPTDMQAQLMALMCLAQGSGVITENIFENRFMHVLELVRLGADIKLSGKTAHIRGVKRLNGAPVMASDLRASASLVLAGLAAKGTTTVRRIYHLDRGYETMDVKLARVGAHIRREQQP from the coding sequence ATGGACCAACTCGTTATAGAAGGAGGTTACCCCCTGTTTGGAGAGGTAACCATCAGCGGGGCCAAAAATGCAGCCCTGCCCATTTGTATCGCTTCCATTCTGTGTGATGGCGAGGTGCAGCTCACCAAGATTCCGCGACTGCGTGATATTGCAACAACCATCAAGCTCCTTTCCCTGTTGGGATGCTCTCTCAGGCAGGAAGAAAATCGTGTCTGGGTGAGGGCGGACAACCTGGTCCCCGATGCCCCGTATGATCTGGTGCGGACCATGCGTGCGTCCGTGCTGTGTCTGGGTCCCTTGCTCAGCAGACTCGGGCAGGCTAGGGTTGCTTTGCCCGGAGGATGCGCCATTGGCGCCCGTCCTGTTGATCTTCATCTCAAGGCCCTGGAAAAAATGGGGGCCCGGTTCGAACTTGAAGGGGGCGATATTACCGGCTATTGTAACCGGTTGCATGGTGCACGCATCCATTTTGACTTCCCCACGGTGGGAGGGACCGAAAATCTGCTCATGGCCGCCACCCTGGCCTCGGGCGAAACGGTTCTGGAAAACGCGGCCAAAGAACCGGAAGTGGTTGATCTGGCGCATTTTCTGATCGACTGTGGTGCGAGGATCGAAGGCCACGGGACCAGTGTCATCAGGATTCAGGGGGTCGACCGTCTTGAGGGCTGTTCCTATGAGGTCATGTCCGATCGCATTGAAGCAGGCACCTACATGGTTGCCGCCGGCATCACCGGGGGCGAGCTTTCCCTGGCAGCGTGTCCTTTTGCCGAACTCGAACCCGTTGTGGCCAAGCTGCGGGAAATGGGGATGCACATCCAGGAGGTCGGGGACAGGGTGGTTGTCAAGAGTAACGGCGTCTTGGAGTGTGTGGATGTGGAAACCATGCCCCATCCGGGGTTTCCCACGGATATGCAGGCGCAGCTCATGGCCCTTATGTGTCTTGCCCAGGGATCGGGCGTGATCACGGAAAATATTTTCGAGAACCGGTTCATGCATGTCCTCGAGCTGGTCAGGCTGGGGGCGGATATCAAGCTCTCGGGGAAGACCGCCCATATCCGCGGGGTGAAACGCCTCAACGGGGCTCCTGTCATGGCCTCGGATTTGAGGGCCAGCGCTTCCCTTGTGCTTGCCGGACTTGCAGCCAAAGGCACGACCACGGTCCGCCGGATCTATCATCTTGATCGTGGTTACGAGACCATGGATGTCAAGCTTGCCAGGGTCGGTGCCCATATCAGACGCGAACAGCAACCGTAG
- the glnH gene encoding glutamine ABC transporter substrate-binding protein GlnH, with protein sequence MQRIAIVLLAGLMLCCLAGNAAAKKLVVACDTAFMPFEYKDTKTGKYVGFDIDLWDAVAKDLGLEYELQPMAFNGIVPALQTGNVDVGIAGMTIKSQRMEVIDFAYPYYQSGLRLLVRSDNTDIKSVEDLKDKVVATKIGTSSVDFVKPYTTKPIRKFQDQDAAFMELRSGGADAVIFDKPVVEYYAKDAGKDAVKVVGPVYAGQYYGIGFPQGSPLRKKVSISILKLMESGEYAKIYKKWFGVDPL encoded by the coding sequence ATGCAAAGGATTGCCATTGTCTTGCTCGCCGGGCTCATGCTCTGCTGCCTGGCCGGAAACGCTGCGGCCAAGAAACTTGTGGTCGCCTGTGACACTGCGTTCATGCCCTTTGAGTACAAGGATACCAAGACCGGGAAGTACGTGGGCTTTGACATTGATCTCTGGGATGCCGTGGCCAAGGACCTCGGCCTGGAATACGAACTGCAGCCCATGGCCTTTAACGGGATTGTTCCCGCCCTGCAGACCGGAAATGTGGATGTGGGCATTGCCGGCATGACCATCAAGTCCCAGCGCATGGAAGTCATTGACTTTGCCTATCCGTATTATCAGTCCGGACTGCGCCTTTTGGTCAGAAGCGACAACACGGACATCAAGAGCGTGGAAGATCTGAAGGACAAGGTTGTTGCCACCAAGATCGGCACCAGCAGTGTGGATTTTGTCAAACCCTATACCACCAAGCCCATCCGCAAGTTCCAGGATCAGGATGCCGCATTCATGGAACTTCGAAGCGGTGGTGCTGATGCGGTCATCTTCGACAAGCCTGTTGTGGAATACTATGCCAAGGATGCCGGCAAGGATGCGGTCAAGGTTGTTGGCCCCGTGTACGCCGGTCAGTATTACGGCATCGGGTTCCCCCAGGGCTCTCCCCTTCGCAAGAAGGTTAGCATTTCCATCCTCAAGCTGATGGAATCGGGTGAGTATGCCAAGATCTACAAGAAGTGGTTTGGCGTTGATCCTCTCTAA
- a CDS encoding ABC transporter permease subunit (The N-terminal region of this protein, as described by TIGR01726, is a three transmembrane segment that identifies a subfamily of ABC transporter permease subunits, which specificities that include histidine, arginine, glutamine, glutamate, L-cystine (sic), the opines (in Agrobacterium) octopine and nopaline, etc.): MGNFQFKFEAIWEAIPILLQGVELTILIALVGLFAGFILGAITGLCRISQNWFLHKLAGAYIETIRGTPLIVQVMFLYFGLPLALGMRIPPLTAGIVAIAVNAGAYIAEIVRGAVQSISLGQYEAGRSIGLTRGQTMAFVIWPQAFKRMIPPLGNQFIISLKDTSLLVVIGVGELTRSGQEIIATNFRSFEIWLTVAVMYLVLTMTISKILSIVEHRLVFARR; this comes from the coding sequence ATGGGTAATTTTCAATTCAAGTTCGAAGCAATCTGGGAAGCCATCCCCATTCTTCTTCAAGGGGTCGAGTTGACCATTCTCATCGCTCTGGTGGGGCTTTTTGCAGGCTTCATCCTGGGAGCCATAACCGGGCTGTGCAGAATTTCGCAAAACTGGTTCCTGCACAAGCTGGCTGGCGCGTATATTGAAACCATTCGCGGGACTCCGCTCATTGTTCAGGTCATGTTTTTGTATTTCGGGCTGCCCCTGGCCCTTGGGATGCGTATCCCTCCCCTGACAGCGGGTATTGTGGCCATTGCCGTGAACGCGGGGGCCTATATCGCGGAAATCGTTCGCGGTGCCGTCCAGTCCATCAGTCTGGGCCAGTATGAAGCCGGGCGGTCCATCGGGCTCACCCGGGGGCAGACCATGGCCTTTGTCATCTGGCCCCAGGCCTTCAAGCGCATGATTCCTCCCCTGGGCAACCAGTTCATCATCAGTCTCAAGGATACGTCTCTGCTCGTGGTCATTGGCGTGGGCGAACTGACCCGCAGCGGTCAGGAGATCATTGCCACCAATTTCAGGTCCTTTGAGATCTGGCTCACCGTGGCCGTCATGTATCTTGTTCTGACCATGACCATCTCCAAGATTCTTTCCATTGTGGAGCACAGGCTGGTTTTTGCCAGAAGATAG
- a CDS encoding amino acid ABC transporter ATP-binding protein gives MVRIENLIKRFGELEVLHGVDLHVKAGEVVVIIGPSGSGKSTLLRCVNRLEDITDGRVIVDGHDLADKNTNMNLVRAEAGMVFQQFNLFPHMTVLKNVTLGPIKVRKMGRAEARTLGTKLLAKVGLGDKADVYPDQLSGGQKQRVAIARSLAMNPKLILFDEPTSALDPELVGEVLDVMKDLAKEGMTMIVVTHEMNFAKDVADRVIFMDDGRVVEENDPEQFFANPQNERTREFLGKVEDH, from the coding sequence ATGGTACGGATTGAAAATCTCATCAAACGATTTGGCGAACTGGAGGTGCTTCACGGTGTTGATCTCCATGTCAAGGCTGGCGAAGTGGTGGTCATCATCGGGCCGAGCGGTTCCGGCAAGAGCACGCTGCTTCGGTGCGTGAATCGTCTTGAAGATATCACGGACGGCCGGGTCATTGTGGACGGACATGATCTGGCGGACAAGAACACCAATATGAATCTGGTGCGGGCCGAGGCTGGCATGGTCTTTCAGCAGTTCAATCTGTTCCCGCACATGACCGTGCTCAAAAACGTGACCCTGGGACCGATCAAGGTCCGCAAGATGGGCCGGGCCGAGGCCAGGACCCTGGGGACCAAGCTTCTTGCCAAGGTCGGTCTCGGGGACAAGGCCGATGTCTATCCCGATCAGTTGAGTGGAGGTCAGAAACAGCGGGTGGCCATTGCCCGTTCATTGGCCATGAATCCCAAGCTGATCCTGTTTGACGAACCAACAAGCGCCCTGGACCCGGAACTCGTGGGCGAGGTCTTGGACGTCATGAAGGATTTGGCCAAGGAAGGGATGACCATGATCGTGGTCACCCATGAGATGAATTTTGCCAAGGATGTGGCCGATCGGGTCATTTTCATGGATGACGGTCGGGTAGTGGAAGAAAATGATCCTGAACAATTTTTTGCCAATCCCCAGAACGAACGCACCCGGGAGTTTTTGGGCAAGGTCGAGGATCACTAG
- a CDS encoding DMT family transporter, giving the protein MTLPLSLPMLALIGRVVTLGVERIVVKKMGSRADSSCSTFLFFFVGALFLLPFVLFERFGEWDFLSRAFVSGLFYSVAFVCYIRSLSLEEASLVSPLYNFNIVFLAVIAFIFLGEPLTLYKWLGLALLLYGASHLNRNGLAHTTFVQSMRGLLHNTGCRFMMAASLLIAVGRVIDKSNMQTTPPLVYCFFLYLIIAGYVLVYVLMRKRFTGIVRIMQEQPWTALASGAINAYSYLFLLVAITSIDVSVAEPVSMLGMIVTLFLSKWFLQEDVSKRWFAVLVMLSGAWVMFV; this is encoded by the coding sequence ATGACCCTTCCCCTGTCCCTCCCCATGCTGGCCCTGATCGGGCGGGTAGTCACCTTGGGTGTGGAGCGGATCGTGGTCAAGAAGATGGGCTCACGAGCCGATTCCTCCTGTTCCACGTTCCTGTTCTTTTTTGTCGGCGCCCTGTTCCTGCTACCCTTTGTCCTGTTTGAACGATTCGGGGAATGGGATTTCCTGTCCCGGGCCTTTGTCAGCGGCCTGTTCTATTCCGTGGCCTTTGTCTGTTATATCCGGTCCCTTTCCCTGGAAGAGGCTTCACTGGTCAGTCCGCTTTACAATTTCAATATCGTTTTTCTGGCCGTCATCGCGTTCATCTTTCTGGGCGAACCGCTGACCCTGTACAAGTGGTTGGGGCTCGCGCTGCTTTTGTACGGGGCCTCCCATCTGAATCGCAACGGTCTTGCCCATACCACGTTTGTCCAGTCCATGCGCGGATTGCTGCACAATACAGGTTGTCGCTTCATGATGGCTGCTTCCCTGCTCATTGCCGTGGGCCGGGTCATCGACAAAAGCAATATGCAGACAACCCCTCCCCTTGTATACTGCTTCTTTCTCTACCTGATCATTGCCGGTTATGTGCTGGTCTATGTACTCATGAGAAAACGGTTCACGGGTATCGTCCGCATCATGCAGGAACAGCCCTGGACCGCTCTGGCCAGCGGAGCCATCAATGCCTATTCCTATCTTTTTCTGCTCGTGGCCATCACCTCCATTGACGTGAGCGTTGCCGAACCCGTGTCCATGCTCGGCATGATCGTCACCCTGTTTCTCTCCAAATGGTTTTTGCAAGAAGATGTGAGTAAACGCTGGTTTGCGGTTCTGGTCATGCTGTCCGGGGCATGGGTCATGTTCGTGTAG
- a CDS encoding ADP-ribosylglycohydrolase family protein, whose amino-acid sequence MLGIAARDRAMGAIAGCFIGDALGVGPHWYYNLEKMRQDYGQWISGYTAPKKGRWHEGLQPGDNSQTGQVTLMLLESLACTKGKYDQDDFTSRMNDLLATLDGSIHGGRMTDIAMRELWKAWSQDGSWEHAGSYADTAEAAIRATVMAAAYAHEPEQLAEVALKNIHLTHNEPFIAAQSLAFCLTVCALIRDIPLGKTRMVVPKWAEPTGLTRFFHDAFIQPDLIAMAAGNPNIHIDPPLHVCQLFGLPCQLGFLAPAAYYLAARFPDEFEMPVLSAINGGGNNMARAALTGALAGALVGFSNIPERFVDGLQDKIAILPLAEKITENLTVS is encoded by the coding sequence ATGCTGGGAATTGCTGCGCGAGACAGGGCCATGGGCGCTATTGCGGGATGTTTCATTGGCGATGCCCTGGGAGTGGGGCCGCATTGGTACTACAATCTGGAAAAGATGCGTCAGGATTACGGGCAGTGGATCAGCGGGTATACAGCGCCCAAAAAGGGGCGGTGGCACGAGGGGTTGCAACCCGGAGACAATTCCCAGACGGGTCAGGTCACCCTGATGCTCCTGGAATCCCTGGCCTGTACAAAGGGGAAGTATGATCAGGACGATTTCACCAGCCGGATGAATGATTTGCTGGCCACCCTGGACGGGTCCATCCATGGCGGGCGAATGACGGATATTGCCATGCGCGAGCTGTGGAAGGCCTGGAGCCAGGACGGGTCATGGGAACATGCGGGATCGTATGCGGATACGGCCGAGGCCGCCATCCGGGCAACGGTCATGGCGGCAGCCTATGCCCATGAGCCGGAGCAACTGGCCGAGGTGGCTCTGAAAAATATCCACCTGACCCATAACGAACCATTCATTGCGGCCCAGTCATTGGCCTTTTGCCTGACCGTATGCGCCCTTATCCGGGATATTCCCCTGGGCAAGACCCGTATGGTTGTGCCAAAATGGGCAGAACCAACCGGATTGACTCGTTTTTTTCACGATGCCTTTATCCAGCCCGACCTGATCGCCATGGCCGCCGGCAACCCCAACATCCACATCGACCCGCCCCTGCATGTTTGTCAGCTGTTTGGGTTGCCCTGTCAGCTCGGGTTTCTGGCGCCTGCAGCGTACTATCTTGCCGCCCGCTTTCCCGATGAATTCGAGATGCCCGTGCTGTCGGCCATCAATGGCGGAGGCAATAATATGGCCCGGGCCGCCCTTACCGGCGCTCTGGCTGGCGCTCTGGTGGGATTTTCCAATATCCCAGAACGGTTTGTGGATGGCTTGCAGGACAAAATCGCCATCCTGCCCCTTGCCGAGAAAATCACCGAAAATCTGACGGTTTCATGA
- the recQ gene encoding DNA helicase RecQ — MPPALQANLGRCREILHDTFGFRTFRHLQEEIIAHVVGGHDGLVLMPTGGGKSLCYQIPSMVRPGTGIVISPLIALMEDQVAGLLQMGVKAAFLNSSLPAQETVNVENQLVAGHLDLLYVAPERLLTDRFLHLLEQSTLALFAIDEAHCVSQWGHDFRPEYTRLSILEERFSQVPRLAMTATADMPTRKDIQKHLGLTRARVFATGFDRPNIRYTVIPKNNPHQQLLQFIRNEHSGESGIVYRFSRKKVDQTASWLADKGLKVLPYHAGMDAHTRRTNQDQFMREEGIIMVATVAFGMGVDKADIRFVAHLEPPRSMESYYQETGRAGRDGLPADAWMTYGFGDIVAIRQMVMANTLPQEQRRIQWHKLEALLGFLETASCRRQALLGYFGDAYPEPCGNCDNCLHPLETWDGTIAAQKALSNIFKTGQRFGVGHLTEVLLGNTTQPIIKFGHHKVSTFGIGTELDKRGWASVYRQLASSGSLYVDMEHYGALKLNDASWAILRGQKKVRFRTDPTPPKSSKKTSGSRAAMALTTEESRILWESLRNLRKDIASRQNVPPYTVFADKTLLEMVTYRPTDLESMRSLYGIGRTKLDRYGQLFLDALTHHEAQHGRPTNLPDLPASEPPPMPGRDRQELSKTEARSLDLFARLGSIDQVAEQRGLKPTTITNHLAQAIALGKISVQEVTGLSDQELAAIQTTFADLTTNGQVMLKPVFEALGGKYDYGILRCVHKGMCVD; from the coding sequence ATGCCCCCTGCCCTCCAAGCCAATCTTGGCCGCTGCCGCGAAATCCTGCATGATACATTTGGATTCCGCACCTTTCGCCATCTTCAGGAAGAAATCATTGCCCATGTTGTTGGCGGTCATGACGGGCTGGTTCTCATGCCCACGGGCGGGGGCAAATCCCTGTGTTACCAGATTCCTTCCATGGTCCGTCCAGGGACCGGCATTGTCATTTCCCCCCTCATCGCCCTCATGGAGGATCAAGTTGCCGGTCTGCTGCAAATGGGAGTCAAGGCGGCCTTTCTCAATTCAAGCCTGCCCGCCCAGGAAACCGTGAACGTGGAAAATCAGCTCGTTGCCGGGCACCTCGACCTGTTGTACGTGGCACCGGAACGCCTTTTGACCGATCGTTTCCTTCACCTTCTGGAACAAAGCACCCTTGCCCTGTTTGCCATTGACGAGGCCCATTGCGTCTCCCAGTGGGGACATGATTTCAGGCCCGAATATACCCGGCTGAGCATTCTGGAAGAACGATTTTCCCAGGTTCCCCGACTGGCCATGACCGCCACGGCTGACATGCCGACCCGAAAGGATATCCAGAAACACCTGGGGCTGACCAGAGCCCGTGTTTTTGCCACCGGATTTGACCGGCCCAACATCAGGTACACGGTCATCCCCAAAAACAATCCTCACCAGCAGCTGCTCCAATTCATCCGCAACGAACATTCCGGAGAATCGGGCATTGTCTACCGATTCAGCCGTAAAAAGGTCGACCAGACCGCTTCATGGCTTGCAGACAAAGGACTTAAGGTCCTGCCCTACCATGCAGGTATGGACGCCCATACCCGGCGCACCAATCAGGATCAATTCATGCGCGAGGAAGGGATCATCATGGTGGCCACCGTTGCTTTTGGCATGGGCGTGGACAAGGCGGACATCCGTTTTGTGGCCCATCTTGAGCCACCCAGAAGCATGGAAAGTTATTATCAGGAGACAGGTCGTGCCGGTCGTGACGGACTGCCGGCCGACGCCTGGATGACCTATGGATTCGGGGATATCGTGGCCATTCGCCAGATGGTCATGGCCAACACCCTTCCCCAGGAACAACGGCGCATCCAATGGCACAAGCTCGAAGCATTGTTGGGATTTCTGGAAACAGCTTCGTGCAGACGACAAGCCTTGCTGGGCTATTTCGGAGATGCCTATCCCGAACCATGTGGCAACTGCGATAATTGCCTGCACCCCCTTGAGACCTGGGACGGAACCATTGCCGCCCAAAAGGCGCTGTCCAACATCTTCAAGACCGGCCAGCGGTTCGGAGTGGGACATCTGACCGAAGTTCTGCTGGGCAACACGACCCAGCCCATTATCAAATTCGGCCACCACAAGGTTTCCACCTTTGGCATTGGCACCGAACTGGACAAGCGGGGATGGGCCTCGGTCTACCGGCAACTGGCGTCGTCCGGATCCCTGTATGTGGATATGGAGCACTACGGGGCACTCAAGCTCAACGACGCAAGCTGGGCCATCCTGCGCGGGCAGAAAAAGGTCAGGTTCAGAACCGACCCCACCCCCCCAAAAAGCAGCAAAAAAACTTCGGGTTCACGTGCCGCCATGGCATTGACCACCGAAGAATCCAGAATTCTCTGGGAGTCCCTGCGCAACCTGCGCAAAGACATTGCCAGCAGGCAAAACGTCCCGCCCTACACGGTCTTTGCGGACAAAACACTTCTGGAAATGGTCACCTACAGGCCAACCGACCTGGAATCCATGCGTTCTCTCTATGGCATCGGCCGCACCAAACTGGACCGTTATGGCCAGCTTTTTCTGGATGCCCTTACACATCATGAAGCCCAGCACGGACGCCCGACCAACCTTCCCGACCTTCCGGCATCAGAACCGCCTCCCATGCCCGGCAGGGACAGGCAGGAGTTAAGCAAAACAGAAGCCCGGTCCCTCGATCTTTTCGCCAGGCTGGGCTCCATTGATCAGGTAGCCGAACAACGGGGCCTCAAGCCAACAACCATCACCAACCACCTTGCCCAGGCCATTGCCCTTGGCAAGATCAGTGTCCAGGAAGTCACGGGCCTGAGCGATCAGGAACTGGCCGCCATCCAAACCACCTTTGCGGACCTGACAACAAACGGCCAGGTCATGCTCAAACCCGTGTTCGAGGCCTTGGGCGGCAAATACGACTATGGTATCCTGAGATGTGTACACAAAGGGATGTGCGTTGATTGA
- a CDS encoding 4Fe-4S binding protein yields MNMQDLELIFFSPTKTTLATVEAIAQGMGLGEPIKTDLTFPVENAPLPSPSQGVAIVGVPVYAGRVPQLAAQRLRDRVQGNGRPAILVTVYGNRHYEDALLELGDLAKELGFIPVAGGTFIGEHSFSSPELPVAQGRPHDNDLKAARDFGRQVAEKLANLTSLDTMDPLHLPGNRPYRDGVTPAPIAPETDVNLCILCGECARVCPPQIITVDDTVITDVSASGCIRCSACIKACPTHARAWKVPKIHEIQVFLHTKHAQPKQPEMFF; encoded by the coding sequence ATGAACATGCAAGATCTCGAACTGATTTTCTTCTCCCCCACCAAGACCACCCTGGCCACGGTGGAGGCCATTGCCCAGGGCATGGGCCTTGGCGAACCAATCAAAACGGATCTGACCTTTCCCGTGGAAAACGCCCCTCTACCCAGTCCCTCACAAGGCGTGGCCATTGTGGGTGTTCCGGTCTACGCAGGACGAGTTCCCCAATTGGCAGCCCAACGCCTGCGCGATCGAGTCCAGGGAAATGGTAGACCAGCCATTCTGGTGACTGTGTACGGAAACCGGCACTATGAAGATGCCCTGCTCGAATTGGGCGATCTTGCCAAAGAACTGGGATTCATACCTGTTGCCGGGGGCACCTTTATTGGTGAACATTCCTTTTCTTCACCAGAACTTCCCGTTGCCCAGGGGCGGCCCCATGACAATGACCTGAAAGCGGCCCGGGATTTCGGGCGCCAGGTCGCTGAAAAACTGGCCAACCTCACATCCCTTGATACCATGGACCCACTCCATCTGCCGGGTAACCGGCCTTACAGGGACGGCGTGACTCCTGCGCCCATTGCGCCGGAAACCGATGTCAACCTGTGCATTTTGTGTGGAGAATGCGCCCGAGTCTGTCCTCCGCAGATCATCACGGTGGACGACACCGTGATCACGGATGTCTCCGCCTCGGGGTGCATCCGATGCAGCGCGTGCATCAAGGCATGCCCCACCCACGCACGGGCGTGGAAGGTGCCCAAGATCCATGAAATCCAGGTGTTCCTGCACACCAAGCACGCCCAGCCCAAACAACCTGAAATGTTCTTCTGA
- a CDS encoding J domain-containing protein, protein MDLRQAYRIIGLRFGADLDTVKSAFRKQAFAYHPDLHPDDPQAAKKFHDLNKAYVHLKEYLTAKEQKKAARKQARSEDQTPPTGSTSFASAHASNGHKADTFASDNRQRPKKGFAARQEETLKDILNDPFARQVFEDIFERIKTRKPSISTRAQTTAGTPQKKLSLSWGKRSLDLDVTHGLWTGVKKWFGSQLDDWQTIHLPAPQLRPGSKVRVQIQRKGKGSMSLELRLPHNFIVGRPIRLKGQGRSLGPFKGDLYLRFLAV, encoded by the coding sequence ATGGATCTACGACAAGCTTACAGAATCATAGGGCTGCGCTTTGGGGCCGATCTGGATACAGTCAAATCAGCCTTTCGCAAACAGGCCTTTGCCTACCATCCCGACCTCCATCCCGATGACCCCCAGGCGGCAAAAAAATTTCACGACCTGAACAAGGCCTATGTACATCTCAAGGAATACCTGACTGCCAAGGAACAGAAAAAAGCTGCCCGCAAACAGGCCCGTTCCGAGGACCAGACTCCCCCGACCGGATCCACCTCGTTTGCTTCTGCCCATGCCTCCAATGGGCACAAGGCCGATACATTTGCATCCGACAACAGGCAGAGGCCCAAAAAAGGATTTGCCGCCCGGCAGGAGGAAACCCTCAAGGACATTCTGAACGATCCCTTTGCCCGGCAGGTTTTTGAAGACATCTTTGAAAGGATCAAAACCCGCAAACCATCCATCTCCACCAGGGCGCAAACAACCGCGGGAACACCACAGAAAAAGCTGAGCCTGTCCTGGGGCAAACGGTCTCTTGATCTGGATGTCACCCATGGGTTGTGGACCGGCGTCAAAAAATGGTTCGGGTCCCAGCTGGACGATTGGCAGACCATCCATCTTCCGGCTCCGCAACTTCGTCCCGGCAGCAAGGTTCGGGTTCAGATCCAACGCAAGGGCAAGGGGTCCATGTCCCTGGAACTGCGCCTCCCCCACAATTTCATTGTTGGTCGTCCCATCCGCCTCAAGGGTCAGGGGCGCAGTCTGGGACCTTTCAAGGGAGATCTGTACCTGCGCTTTCTGGCTGTATGA
- a CDS encoding YkgJ family cysteine cluster protein: MKTPRAFSCRMCGHCCQGTGGIVVSPEEQQRLCHFLELDLTAFQKQYTHLTSSKRIIKSDASGYCIFFKKDTGCSVHEAKPDVCRAWPFFRGNLLDPTSWEMAQDYCPGICPKVPHAEFVRQGLIYLKEHGLIHHQDLDANALKVSDIKSP, translated from the coding sequence ATGAAAACACCCCGTGCCTTTTCCTGCCGCATGTGCGGCCATTGCTGCCAGGGAACCGGCGGAATCGTTGTCTCCCCGGAAGAACAACAACGGTTGTGTCACTTTCTGGAACTTGATCTGACCGCCTTTCAAAAACAGTATACCCATCTGACTTCATCCAAACGGATCATTAAAAGCGATGCATCCGGGTACTGCATTTTTTTCAAAAAAGACACAGGGTGCTCGGTTCATGAGGCCAAACCCGATGTATGCAGGGCATGGCCCTTTTTCCGGGGAAACCTTCTTGATCCCACCAGCTGGGAAATGGCTCAGGACTATTGTCCGGGTATATGTCCCAAGGTGCCCCATGCGGAATTTGTGCGCCAGGGACTCATCTACCTCAAGGAACATGGACTGATCCACCATCAGGATCTGGATGCCAACGCCCTCAAGGTTTCGGATATCAAATCCCCGTAA